In one window of Bdellovibrio bacteriovorus W DNA:
- a CDS encoding recombinase (COG1961 Site-specific recombinases, DNA invertase Pin homologs): protein MKGKAFILCRISDVKQEDGYSLDAQEKFGREYCKKEDLELIKIFKFIESASKIGKRTRYDEMYRELKSLMRTSKEAVHLVVEKPDRLTRNLTNKEQMEEHVMKGHLIIHYYKDRRIFDKFSTPADIFTEDMMATVSKYMAKNTARETMKGMTEKANQGWFPGHAPLGYMNVRDGLENKHGRKEAFIAINPEEKDGVLRMFELRAQARLSYQAIKDTLIEERRFPPSKLKYLHKSTIEKTLKNPFYGGSFKFKDVIYQGKHECFVPARWIRAVAEMEGAGAKKRPMGVFSNFLTCGNSKCGCAILYDPKKKTNKKTGAFREYKYYHCSDGRGVHRAAEEKQVNVSEEILWDQFARPMRDIHISEALADAISKALRKANDKAVAAHMQVMEQYRQKILVTEQEEDDLVELLMSGVIDKELFRRKTEKTKEERRRYEALLEKGQEAITNVFYVNSEKILELSKNAETLWKSRSEQERLDFLKRVLSNQMLEGSNLIYELKKPFSAILDIKKADSMVSFLDWCPGRDLNPHACALDPKSSVSANFTTGATPFFRRLLIAQKCAIMQAKS, encoded by the coding sequence ATGAAGGGTAAAGCTTTTATTTTATGTCGAATTTCTGATGTTAAGCAGGAAGACGGTTACTCACTGGATGCACAAGAGAAGTTTGGGCGTGAGTACTGCAAGAAGGAAGACCTTGAGCTTATTAAAATCTTTAAGTTTATTGAGTCAGCTAGTAAAATTGGTAAAAGAACTAGGTACGATGAGATGTATCGGGAACTTAAGTCTCTGATGAGAACTTCAAAGGAGGCGGTTCATCTTGTTGTTGAAAAGCCTGATCGCCTGACACGCAATCTTACCAATAAAGAACAGATGGAAGAGCATGTGATGAAAGGTCATCTGATAATCCATTATTATAAAGATCGTAGGATTTTTGATAAGTTTTCTACTCCAGCAGACATCTTTACCGAAGACATGATGGCTACGGTAAGTAAGTACATGGCTAAGAATACCGCTCGCGAGACGATGAAAGGAATGACAGAAAAAGCAAATCAAGGCTGGTTTCCAGGGCATGCGCCTCTTGGGTATATGAACGTTAGAGATGGGTTAGAGAACAAGCATGGAAGAAAAGAAGCTTTCATTGCGATCAATCCTGAAGAAAAAGACGGCGTATTAAGAATGTTCGAGTTGAGGGCTCAAGCAAGGCTCTCCTATCAAGCAATTAAGGATACACTCATTGAAGAGCGACGGTTCCCACCTAGTAAGCTAAAGTACCTTCATAAAAGTACAATTGAGAAAACGCTAAAGAATCCATTCTATGGTGGGAGTTTTAAGTTTAAGGATGTGATTTACCAAGGGAAACATGAATGTTTTGTTCCGGCGAGATGGATTCGTGCTGTTGCGGAAATGGAGGGAGCTGGTGCAAAAAAGCGACCTATGGGAGTTTTTAGTAATTTTTTAACCTGTGGAAATTCAAAGTGCGGATGCGCAATTCTATATGACCCGAAAAAGAAAACGAATAAAAAGACAGGCGCCTTCAGGGAGTATAAGTACTATCATTGCTCTGATGGTCGTGGGGTTCATCGTGCTGCGGAAGAGAAGCAGGTCAATGTTTCTGAGGAAATTCTGTGGGATCAATTTGCGCGTCCAATGCGTGACATTCATATTTCTGAAGCTCTGGCAGACGCAATATCAAAGGCATTGAGAAAGGCTAATGACAAGGCGGTGGCTGCGCATATGCAGGTAATGGAACAGTATCGTCAAAAAATATTAGTTACAGAGCAAGAAGAGGATGACTTGGTAGAACTCTTAATGAGTGGCGTGATTGATAAGGAACTCTTTAGAAGAAAAACTGAAAAAACTAAAGAGGAGCGCAGAAGGTATGAAGCTCTATTAGAAAAAGGACAAGAGGCTATCACGAACGTTTTCTATGTAAATTCAGAAAAGATTCTCGAACTTTCTAAGAATGCAGAAACACTGTGGAAATCAAGAAGTGAGCAAGAACGGTTGGATTTCTTGAAACGAGTACTCTCGAACCAAATGTTAGAAGGCTCAAATCTAATATACGAATTAAAGAAACCATTTTCAGCGATTTTAGACATAAAAAAAGCCGACTCTATGGTCAGCTTTTTAGATTGGTGCCCCGGGAGGGACTTGAACCCCCACGCTTGCGCACTAGATCCTAAGTCTAGCGTGTCTGCCAATTTCACCACCGGGGCAACACCGTTTTTCAGAAGACTATTGATAGCGCAAAAATGCGCTATCATGCAAGCAAAATCTTAG
- a CDS encoding hypothetical protein (COG0509 Glycine cleavage system H protein (lipoate-binding)), which produces MAFHIPEDYYYTKEHEWAQVDENIVTVGITEFAQDQLGEVVYVELPEEGQKLTQGQTFGVVESVKAVVDLYAPVSGTVIEVNNALNDDPSILNDDPVNDGWLVRIEMDTEKELANLMRAPEYKKLITEK; this is translated from the coding sequence ATGGCATTTCATATTCCTGAAGATTATTACTACACAAAAGAACACGAATGGGCTCAAGTTGACGAGAACATCGTAACTGTTGGAATCACTGAGTTTGCTCAAGATCAATTGGGCGAAGTTGTTTACGTTGAGCTTCCAGAAGAAGGTCAAAAACTAACTCAAGGCCAAACTTTTGGTGTTGTTGAGTCAGTAAAAGCGGTTGTAGATCTTTACGCTCCAGTTTCTGGAACTGTTATCGAAGTAAACAACGCATTAAACGACGATCCATCAATCCTTAACGACGACCCAGTAAATGATGGCTGGTTAGTTCGCATTGAAATGGATACTGAAAAGGAACTCGCAAATTTAATGAGAGCTCCAGAGTACAAAAAGCTAATCACAGAAAAATAA
- a CDS encoding aminomethyltransferase (COG0404 Glycine cleavage system T protein (aminomethyltransferase)), whose translation MKNTALAETHVKLGARMVDYAGWNMPVQYIGVREEHNNVRNNVGLFDVSHMGEIFVRGPQALATLEWLTSNDVAKLNDGEAQYTLLTNENGGVVDDVIVYCLKKDAEYLVCANASNSDKDFAWMTANNKGAEIVDESPSWGQIAIQGPKAIELCKRVLNVDLESMKPFTISMGDFKGHKIMIATTGYTGEKGCEVFIANAGTVALWNELLEKGQDLQVMPIGLGARDTLRTEMKYPLYGHEIDDNANPYEAGLGWVIKPAKKDFIGKDKIVSKKEAGLQKALVGFKMLDKGIPRQGYSLFSFDNKEIGKVTSGTHSPSLDEPIGIAYIDVELKNEGTEFFLDIRGRKVKAIVCKTPFITK comes from the coding sequence ATGAAAAATACTGCCTTAGCCGAAACACACGTAAAACTAGGTGCGCGTATGGTTGATTATGCTGGATGGAATATGCCCGTTCAGTACATCGGCGTTCGCGAAGAACACAATAACGTTAGAAACAATGTCGGACTTTTTGATGTCTCTCATATGGGTGAGATCTTTGTTCGTGGCCCTCAAGCTTTAGCGACTTTAGAGTGGCTAACTTCGAATGACGTTGCAAAGCTGAACGACGGAGAGGCGCAATACACTCTTCTAACGAATGAAAACGGCGGAGTCGTTGACGACGTTATTGTTTATTGCCTTAAAAAAGACGCTGAGTACTTGGTTTGCGCCAATGCTTCAAACTCTGACAAAGACTTTGCGTGGATGACTGCTAATAATAAAGGCGCTGAAATTGTAGACGAGAGCCCATCTTGGGGGCAGATCGCAATTCAAGGCCCTAAAGCCATCGAACTTTGCAAACGTGTTTTGAATGTTGATCTAGAATCAATGAAGCCTTTTACGATCTCTATGGGGGATTTTAAAGGTCACAAAATCATGATCGCGACGACAGGCTACACAGGTGAAAAAGGTTGTGAGGTTTTCATCGCTAATGCAGGGACTGTGGCGCTTTGGAATGAGCTTTTGGAAAAAGGCCAAGATCTTCAGGTAATGCCTATCGGCTTGGGTGCACGCGACACTCTTCGCACGGAAATGAAGTATCCACTTTATGGTCATGAAATCGATGATAATGCCAACCCTTATGAAGCTGGCCTAGGGTGGGTTATCAAACCTGCTAAAAAAGACTTCATTGGTAAAGACAAAATCGTGTCTAAAAAAGAGGCAGGTCTTCAAAAAGCTCTTGTGGGTTTCAAAATGCTCGACAAGGGAATTCCTCGCCAAGGCTACAGCCTATTTTCTTTTGACAACAAAGAAATCGGCAAGGTAACTAGTGGTACACATTCACCTTCTTTAGACGAACCGATCGGTATTGCATATATCGACGTTGAGCTTAAGAACGAAGGCACGGAGTTCTTCTTAGATATCCGCGGCCGTAAGGTGAAAGCAATTGTTTGTAAAACTCCCTTTATAACTAAATAA
- a CDS encoding hypothetical protein (COG1396 Predicted transcriptional regulators) translates to MQNINENSDFRQFLEDELARRSQNYPRYSLRAFARHLEVDSSFLSKILNGKRTVTMRTIRMFGERLNLAPDELSRFTEISREKKMKRKLERLLEKMPSEEREQSTISLRVAEDRLPEAKERIKAFRKELAELLDAGAAPDGKTYQISVSLFPMSGFDFKE, encoded by the coding sequence ATGCAAAATATAAACGAAAACTCGGATTTTAGGCAGTTTCTAGAGGATGAATTGGCTCGTCGTAGCCAAAACTACCCCCGTTATTCTTTGCGTGCGTTTGCTCGCCACTTAGAAGTTGACTCGTCGTTTCTTTCGAAAATTCTAAATGGTAAGAGAACTGTCACGATGAGAACCATCCGCATGTTTGGAGAAAGATTAAATCTTGCTCCAGACGAGCTTTCACGTTTCACGGAAATCAGTCGTGAGAAGAAGATGAAGCGTAAACTTGAGCGTCTGCTTGAGAAAATGCCATCTGAAGAGCGTGAGCAATCAACGATTTCTTTACGTGTTGCTGAGGATCGTCTTCCAGAAGCAAAAGAAAGAATCAAAGCATTTAGAAAAGAACTAGCAGAGCTTTTGGATGCGGGTGCCGCTCCAGATGGAAAAACATATCAGATCTCTGTATCTCTTTTCCCGATGTCTGGATTCGACTTTAAGGAATAA
- a CDS encoding hypothetical protein (COG3089 Uncharacterized protein conserved in bacteria) has translation MSNYDDREELPPIEVPKDLLSDDALENIIKEFILREGTDYGVSEITFDKKFEQVERQIDKGDIKIVFDQNSESVTLMTLNDWKKLTKKPSP, from the coding sequence ATGAGTAATTACGACGATAGGGAGGAACTTCCTCCCATTGAGGTGCCCAAGGATTTATTAAGTGATGATGCTTTAGAGAATATCATCAAAGAGTTTATCTTACGGGAAGGTACAGATTACGGAGTTTCCGAAATTACTTTCGACAAAAAGTTTGAACAGGTCGAGAGACAGATCGACAAAGGCGATATTAAGATCGTTTTCGATCAAAATTCTGAGTCAGTGACCCTGATGACTTTAAACGACTGGAAAAAGCTTACAAAAAAGCCGAGTCCCTAA
- a CDS encoding hypothetical protein (COG0859 ADP-heptose:LPS heptosyltransferase), with amino-acid sequence MKKKILLIRLDKIGDLICTMCVDQVSFLKDHDVHWAIAKGLAFVPEHASPKRSFLELDKNNWKESLKKLRQFLKEYRPDIAVSFQAPWWVSYALWAENISVRAGVKSQWHSFLFFNRGLRQKRSLATQHESEYNMDLLRHALGISAPTNVPTLLLESQGDEEVLSKHHLTKNDYVVVHPGMAGSALNWPITSYIELITKILPIHPVVLTGTPADEPWLTEIKSHFKGQKNFINLQNELKSSGLFSVLKNAKAVVVPSTGVAHMAASLGTKVLGLYSPLRVQHPRRWAARGKDVTIFCPKERDHYGDVSKLMNEISVDEVFNKLVGP; translated from the coding sequence ATGAAGAAAAAAATTCTCTTAATACGTTTAGATAAAATCGGCGACCTGATCTGCACCATGTGTGTAGATCAGGTTTCTTTTTTAAAAGACCATGATGTTCATTGGGCCATCGCCAAGGGTCTAGCCTTCGTGCCGGAACATGCTTCTCCGAAAAGATCTTTCCTAGAGCTTGATAAAAATAATTGGAAAGAGTCGTTAAAAAAACTCAGACAGTTTTTAAAAGAATACCGCCCTGATATCGCCGTGAGCTTTCAAGCTCCATGGTGGGTGAGTTATGCTTTGTGGGCAGAAAATATTTCTGTGCGCGCCGGAGTCAAATCTCAATGGCATAGCTTCTTGTTTTTTAATAGAGGTCTTCGTCAAAAGCGCAGCCTAGCAACTCAGCACGAGAGTGAATACAACATGGATCTCTTGCGCCATGCTCTGGGAATTTCTGCTCCGACGAACGTACCAACACTTTTACTCGAGTCGCAAGGCGATGAGGAAGTTTTATCAAAACATCACCTCACCAAGAATGACTATGTGGTGGTTCACCCTGGTATGGCGGGATCGGCGCTGAATTGGCCGATCACCTCATACATTGAGCTGATCACAAAGATTCTTCCAATACATCCTGTGGTTCTGACGGGAACTCCAGCGGACGAGCCTTGGCTGACCGAGATTAAGTCCCACTTCAAAGGGCAAAAGAACTTTATCAATCTACAGAACGAGCTAAAGTCTTCTGGCCTTTTTAGCGTATTAAAAAATGCGAAAGCCGTTGTTGTTCCAAGCACTGGAGTTGCCCATATGGCCGCCTCCCTTGGAACAAAGGTACTGGGCCTTTATTCCCCGCTGCGTGTGCAGCACCCCCGCAGGTGGGCAGCTCGCGGAAAAGATGTCACGATCTTTTGCCCGAAAGAACGAGACCACTATGGCGATGTCTCAAAGTTAATGAATGAAATCAGTGTCGATGAAGTTTTTAATAAGTTAGTAGGTCCTTAA
- a CDS encoding glycine dehydrogenase (COG0403 Glycine cleavage system protein P (pyridoxal-binding), N-terminal domain), whose translation MKFADLSPKNEFIPRHIGPKDSDIHEMLKVLGFNSLEQLADKAIPSEIRSEHDYSVVGNGISEFDLLNHLKSMLKKNKVFKSYIGMGYHDTITPTVIQRNVFENPAWYTAYTPYQAEISQGRLEALLNFQTMVTELTAMEIANASLLDEGTAAAEAMFMAYSLSKNKASSFVVSPNAHPHVLEVLKTRSQALKLEMIITDPLTFDFAKPVFGVIFQYPDTTGNIEDYAAAAKKYKDQGGLVAASVDLLAMTLLTPPGEWGADIVVGNTQRFGVPLGYGGPHAAFMATKDSFKRNMPGRLVGVSVDSQGKMALRLALQTREQHIRREKATSNICTAQVLLANMASMYAVYHGPAGLKKIALRVQRLTGIMNEGLKKLGFTPENKNFFDTLTVSTDKAATIIAQAEKLEMNFRKFSDNRISISLNETTSLEDVETIWMAFNGGNKVSFTALEVDQALNDVQWPEVFNRTSAYLMHPVFNSHHSETEMLRYIHSLQNKDLSLTHSMIPLGSCTMKLNATSELVPVSWPEIGKLHPFAPTSQAAGLIEMIKDLENKLSDITGFAAVSLQPNAGSQGEYAGLLVIKKYHESRGEGHRDICLIPASAHGTNPASAAMVNMKVVVVNCDDEGNVCVDDLKAKAELHKDKLAALMITYPSTHGVFEEGIVNICEIIHSNGGQVYMDGANMNALVGMCRPGKFGPDVSHMNLHKTFSIPHGGGGPGVGPIGVGAHLKEFLPTHSLVPEAGPAQGISAVSSAPWGSASILPISWAYITMMGQAGLRKATLVSILSANYIAKKLEAHYPVLYKGKNGLVAHECIVDIRGIKTDSGVDVTDIAKRLMDYGFHAPTMSFPVAGTLMIEPTESESKAEVDRFIDSMIEIRKEITAIEIGAMDKENNPLKNSPHTAQMLMKPEWNHPYSREVAVYPLEWLRSNKFWPVVGRVDNAYGDRNLVCSCPPIEEYQ comes from the coding sequence ATGAAATTTGCAGACTTATCCCCTAAAAATGAATTTATTCCACGCCATATCGGTCCGAAGGATTCTGACATTCACGAGATGTTAAAAGTTCTTGGATTCAACTCTCTTGAACAACTTGCTGATAAGGCTATTCCATCTGAAATTCGCTCAGAGCATGACTACAGTGTTGTAGGTAATGGAATCTCTGAATTTGATTTATTAAATCATTTAAAATCAATGCTGAAAAAAAATAAGGTCTTCAAATCTTATATCGGCATGGGATACCACGACACAATCACACCGACTGTGATTCAAAGAAACGTCTTTGAAAACCCGGCATGGTACACAGCCTATACTCCTTACCAAGCTGAGATCTCTCAAGGTCGTTTGGAAGCTCTTTTGAACTTCCAAACGATGGTTACTGAACTGACTGCGATGGAAATTGCCAATGCTTCTCTACTCGATGAAGGCACAGCAGCCGCAGAAGCGATGTTCATGGCTTACTCATTGAGCAAAAACAAAGCTTCTAGTTTCGTAGTTTCTCCCAATGCTCATCCTCATGTTTTAGAAGTTTTAAAGACACGCTCTCAAGCTTTGAAACTTGAGATGATCATCACAGATCCTCTCACTTTTGATTTTGCTAAACCTGTATTTGGTGTGATCTTCCAATACCCGGATACAACTGGAAATATCGAAGACTACGCGGCGGCTGCAAAAAAATACAAAGACCAAGGCGGTCTTGTGGCAGCTTCAGTAGATTTACTTGCAATGACTCTTTTGACTCCTCCAGGAGAATGGGGAGCAGATATCGTAGTTGGAAACACGCAACGTTTCGGCGTTCCACTTGGTTACGGCGGCCCTCACGCTGCTTTCATGGCTACTAAAGATTCATTCAAAAGAAATATGCCCGGCCGCCTTGTTGGCGTGAGTGTAGATTCTCAAGGTAAAATGGCTTTGCGCCTTGCTCTTCAAACACGTGAGCAACATATCCGTCGTGAAAAAGCGACTTCTAATATTTGTACAGCTCAGGTTCTTCTTGCAAACATGGCTTCAATGTATGCAGTTTATCATGGGCCAGCGGGTCTTAAGAAAATCGCTCTTCGTGTTCAGCGCCTTACTGGCATCATGAATGAAGGTTTGAAAAAACTTGGCTTTACACCTGAGAATAAAAACTTCTTCGACACATTGACTGTTTCTACAGACAAAGCAGCGACGATCATTGCTCAAGCTGAAAAGCTAGAAATGAACTTCAGAAAGTTTTCTGACAACCGCATCAGCATTTCATTGAATGAAACAACCTCTTTAGAAGACGTTGAAACAATTTGGATGGCTTTCAACGGTGGCAACAAAGTAAGCTTCACGGCTTTAGAAGTTGACCAAGCTTTGAACGATGTTCAATGGCCAGAAGTCTTCAATCGTACATCAGCGTATTTAATGCATCCGGTGTTTAACTCTCACCACTCTGAAACAGAGATGCTTCGCTACATCCATAGCCTACAAAACAAAGACTTGTCTTTAACTCACTCAATGATTCCACTTGGATCTTGTACGATGAAGTTAAATGCAACTTCTGAGTTAGTTCCCGTATCATGGCCTGAAATCGGTAAACTTCATCCATTCGCGCCAACTTCACAAGCAGCCGGCTTGATTGAAATGATTAAAGATCTTGAGAACAAACTTTCTGACATCACTGGTTTTGCAGCTGTGAGCTTGCAGCCAAACGCAGGTTCTCAAGGTGAATATGCAGGACTATTGGTTATCAAGAAGTATCACGAATCTCGCGGCGAAGGTCACAGAGACATTTGTTTGATCCCAGCATCTGCCCACGGAACAAATCCAGCTTCAGCGGCCATGGTGAACATGAAAGTTGTCGTTGTGAACTGTGACGATGAAGGCAACGTTTGTGTTGATGACTTGAAAGCTAAAGCGGAACTTCACAAAGATAAACTAGCAGCACTTATGATCACTTACCCTTCCACTCACGGTGTGTTTGAAGAAGGCATTGTGAACATCTGTGAAATCATCCATTCAAATGGTGGACAGGTTTACATGGATGGCGCAAACATGAATGCTCTTGTCGGCATGTGCCGCCCAGGAAAATTCGGTCCTGACGTTTCGCACATGAACCTTCATAAAACATTCTCAATTCCTCATGGTGGCGGTGGCCCTGGTGTTGGTCCAATTGGCGTGGGTGCTCACTTAAAAGAGTTCTTACCAACGCACTCATTGGTTCCTGAAGCTGGTCCTGCACAAGGCATCTCTGCAGTTTCTTCAGCTCCTTGGGGAAGCGCTAGTATCCTTCCGATCTCTTGGGCTTACATCACAATGATGGGGCAAGCAGGTCTTCGTAAGGCAACTCTTGTGAGTATCTTGAGTGCAAACTACATCGCGAAGAAATTAGAAGCGCATTACCCTGTTCTTTACAAAGGTAAAAATGGCCTTGTGGCGCACGAGTGCATCGTGGATATCAGAGGTATCAAAACTGACTCTGGCGTCGACGTCACTGACATTGCGAAGCGTTTGATGGACTATGGATTCCACGCGCCAACAATGAGTTTCCCTGTTGCGGGCACTCTGATGATTGAACCTACTGAGTCTGAATCTAAAGCTGAAGTGGATCGCTTCATCGACTCAATGATCGAAATTCGCAAAGAAATCACGGCTATTGAGATCGGCGCGATGGATAAAGAAAACAATCCATTGAAGAACTCGCCTCACACAGCGCAGATGCTGATGAAACCTGAATGGAATCATCCGTATTCTCGCGAAGTGGCAGTTTATCCTCTAGAGTGGTTACGTTCGAACAAGTTCTGGCCCGTAGTTGGTCGTGTTGACAATGCCTACGGTGACAGAAACTTAGTCTGCTCTTGCCCTCCGATTGAGGAATATCAATAA
- a CDS encoding major facilitator transporter (COG0477 Permeases of the major facilitator superfamily) has translation MGKGVTKSQVFFMVLACILIIGNLYYNQPLLGVLAREFGVSEKEVSLVPAFTMIGYAIGILLLVPLGDMMERRRLMQVCMTVSGALAFSIAYSPNVTVLCVLSFLMGFFNVSATVLIPFSANLARPQERGKIVGTVLAGILLGSLMARTLAGFITEHFGWKTVYLFAGSVNIVLAVIIHWALPTAESQFTGTYKQLIKSTLQLVKEFSLVREAALMGAILFGSFSMFWTTLTFLLEAQPFQYSAQTIGLFGVLGMIGAAAAPIAGRYADKKGTAATIRLGLYFSMAAFAVLAASTQWVWGIVIGVLLLDLGIQVAHISNQTRMFELSEEARSRLSSIYIFCYFVGGSLGSYVGSLLWSWGQWPAVSMGGLFFCLLATTIFRRGQRRRAQLALNHA, from the coding sequence ATGGGCAAAGGCGTTACAAAATCTCAAGTCTTCTTCATGGTTCTTGCATGTATTCTGATCATCGGGAACCTCTACTACAATCAACCTCTCCTTGGTGTTCTTGCTCGCGAGTTTGGCGTCTCTGAAAAAGAAGTTTCGCTTGTCCCTGCGTTCACAATGATTGGCTATGCGATCGGAATTCTTTTATTGGTTCCACTCGGAGACATGATGGAGCGCCGTAGACTCATGCAAGTTTGCATGACGGTTTCGGGGGCTTTGGCTTTCAGTATTGCCTACAGCCCTAATGTCACTGTGCTGTGTGTTTTAAGCTTCTTAATGGGATTTTTTAACGTCTCAGCGACGGTACTTATTCCTTTTTCTGCAAACCTTGCGCGTCCTCAAGAGCGCGGAAAGATCGTCGGCACCGTGCTTGCTGGAATTCTTTTAGGGTCTCTTATGGCGAGAACCCTCGCTGGATTTATCACTGAACACTTCGGTTGGAAGACAGTTTATCTTTTTGCCGGAAGCGTAAACATTGTTTTAGCTGTTATCATTCACTGGGCCCTACCAACTGCAGAGTCGCAATTTACTGGAACCTATAAACAGCTTATTAAATCCACGCTTCAGCTTGTAAAAGAGTTCAGCCTAGTTCGCGAGGCTGCTTTGATGGGAGCCATTCTTTTTGGTTCGTTCTCAATGTTTTGGACGACCCTGACGTTCCTCCTTGAAGCGCAGCCTTTTCAATACTCTGCTCAAACCATCGGTCTCTTCGGAGTTCTAGGTATGATAGGGGCTGCCGCCGCCCCTATTGCTGGGCGCTACGCCGATAAAAAAGGCACAGCTGCGACCATCCGTTTAGGACTGTATTTTTCAATGGCAGCTTTTGCTGTTTTAGCGGCATCCACCCAATGGGTATGGGGTATCGTCATTGGTGTTCTACTCTTAGATTTGGGCATCCAAGTCGCCCACATCTCCAACCAAACTCGTATGTTCGAGCTTTCAGAAGAAGCCCGCTCGCGCCTGAGCTCGATTTATATCTTCTGCTATTTTGTCGGAGGAAGTTTGGGCTCTTATGTGGGCTCGCTCCTATGGAGCTGGGGCCAATGGCCAGCCGTCAGCATGGGGGGGCTTTTCTTCTGCCTGCTTGCTACAACAATTTTCCGTCGAGGCCAGAGACGCCGCGCCCAGTTAGCTTTGAACCACGCCTAG
- a CDS encoding putative actin-binding protein: MAVSTFQKLIENLSETKGIQSLLENFQKLNQEIKKKETELKGKFDQQKEEKIDMAWKTYQDILKALNVSEAKLNKEVNTTIKKIKKSAADLEKNLNSYKKKAVSHKEQLEKSLFKKAKKTAPKANGKKASAKAPSTTKKAATKKVATKKVTAKAAKPVATKKKAVKKKATKK; the protein is encoded by the coding sequence GTGGCTGTTTCTACGTTTCAAAAACTCATCGAAAATCTTTCCGAAACAAAAGGCATCCAAAGTCTTCTTGAAAACTTCCAAAAACTGAATCAAGAGATCAAAAAGAAAGAAACTGAACTGAAAGGTAAGTTCGATCAACAAAAAGAAGAAAAGATCGACATGGCTTGGAAGACATACCAGGACATTCTTAAAGCTTTGAATGTTTCAGAAGCAAAACTGAATAAAGAAGTGAATACAACAATTAAAAAAATTAAGAAGTCAGCAGCTGACCTCGAAAAGAATTTGAACTCTTATAAAAAGAAAGCTGTTTCTCACAAGGAGCAACTTGAAAAGTCCCTTTTCAAGAAAGCCAAAAAGACAGCTCCAAAAGCTAATGGTAAAAAAGCTTCTGCCAAGGCTCCTTCTACAACGAAGAAGGCTGCAACTAAAAAAGTAGCGACTAAAAAAGTGACCGCAAAGGCTGCTAAGCCCGTTGCTACGAAAAAGAAGGCTGTTAAGAAAAAAGCTACTAAGAAGTAA